A stretch of Phragmites australis chromosome 12, lpPhrAust1.1, whole genome shotgun sequence DNA encodes these proteins:
- the LOC133886103 gene encoding F-box protein At1g67340-like: MGKPTKRLLVVGHRGLDAFDRLPDDLVIAVLAGLAKRAACPADVAAASLTCRRFRELAAHPAVLSRASAAAVAVRASRWSEAAHRFLLRCAAAGNLHACYFLGMVRFYCLGARATGAAVLARAAAGGHAAALFALAVVQFNGSGGDKVDKDLRAGAALCARAAWLGHAPALRELGHCLQDGYGMRRDTTAGRRLLLHAAERELLWWHCRGAGTGCGDCAWEDAASRFMVEWWALTRKCSVAAVMAQEDDDADLRLCSHVRCGRRETRRHEFRRCSVCGSATYCSRACQALDWRHAHRGQCAAVAVRWLAARDAH; this comes from the exons ATGGGGAAGCCGACGAAGCGGCTGCTGGTGGTCGGCCATCGTGGCCTCGACGCGTTCGACCGCCTGCCAGACGACCTCGTGATCGCCGTTCTCGCCGGGCTCGCCAAGCGGGCCGCGTGCCCCGCTGACGTCGCCGCGGCGTCGCTAAC TTGCAGGAGGTTCCGGGAGCTCGCGGCACACCCGGCGGTGCTGTCACGGGCGTCGGCGGCAGCCGTGGCCGTGCGCGCGAGCAGATGGTCGGAGGCAGCGCACAGGTTCCTGCTGcggtgcgccgccgccggcaacCTCCACGCCTGCTACTTCCTCGGCATG GTGAGGTTCTACTGCCTCGGGGCCAGGGCGACGGGGGCGGCGGTGCtggcgcgcgcggcggcgggcgggcACGCCGCCGCTCTGTTCGCGCTCGCCGTGGTGCAGTTCAACGGCAGCGGTGGCGACAAGGTGGACAAGGACCTTCGCGCTGGCGCGGCTCTGTGCGCGCGAGCCGCTTGGCTCGGCCACGCCCCTGCGCTCCGCGAGCTCGGGCACTGCCTCCAGGACGGCTACGGCATGCGCCGCGACACAACGGCCGGGCGCCGCCTCCTGCTCCACGCCGCGGAGCGAGAGCTCCTCTGGTGGCACTGCCGCGGCGCTGGCACCGGCTGCGGCGACTGCGCCTGGGAAGACGCGGCCAGCCGGTTCATGGTGGAGTGGTGGGCACTGACCCGCAAGTGTTCTGTGGCAGCAGTGATGGCACAAGAAGACGACGACGCGGACCTGCGTCTGTGCTCGCACGTGCGGTGCGGGCGGCGGGAGACGCGGCGGCACGAGTTCCGGCGGTGCTCGGTGTGCGGCTCTGCAACCTACTGTTCGCGCGCGTGCCAGGCGCTTGACTGGAGGCACGCACACCGCGGCCAGTGCGCGGCCGTGGCCGTCCGTTGGCTCGCCGCCAGGGACGCGCACTGA